AATCTTCTGCCATGATTTGAGACTTATATCTTTGTAGTCAATTTTGTACAGTGCAAGTCGAGTTACAGAGAAGCTCAAGCTGCTGATGCTCTCATCCAGAATACAAACTTTTTCTTCAgcttttttcctctcttcttctgtCAGGTACCCATAAAGAAGGCTCAAATGTGGCCTAACATCTGTGGACGACAGACATTAATTTTGTTCCATCAGTAAATCAAACGGCTGAACTGCAGAAAAAGTAGCAACATTTGAtatctaatttttttctctaaatGCAAGGCAAACATGGCCAAGAATTGGCTTCTGTGATAATCTTCTATTACACAGGAGTTCCTTTAATTGATTCATTCATACTTCAGGGCATATGAATATGATCTTACTAAATTAACAGCATTTGAACTTCAATCTAAAGAAAGTGATAAGTCTGTCGATCATTTTGAAGAGACCAAGATCAACAGCAGAATGATCCTCATTTTTGTTATACTCCTAAGATTTTAAATTGCTTGACAGCAAACAACCAACATAAGTGCTTGTAGCCGCTGGTTATAATTGCGTATGCCAAAAATTCCTATACAGAAGTTCTCAAGGATAATGTAACAGACTTGAAAAGTACGTAGAAAGCATGAAGATTATTTTTAATCAATAGATTAATTGTCTCACTCTCACAGGACAAAGTTATATGTCTACCCAAACTTACAAAATATTGATTCGAATAGCTTATGGCTAAGTATTTCAAAGTTACAGTTTGAACAGATAAAACATCTCAAATTCATAAACAAACCAGCTCTAGCAACAATGAAAAGAACTTACCGTTCCAGAAATTAAATTCTGCAGCACAGACTCCAGTTGCAAACGATaactgagaaaaagaaaatttgataCACGTGAATTACTCTAAATAGTTTAATAAATATGAAGAGTAATTTAATACTAGGCTCAACTAATAGATAAAAGCAAAACTGAGATGCCATAAACGAAAGGTGCATAAATTCTCCAAGAGAAATTTCACTTGCTTGATACTACATTAATCAGCATACATCTATCCGAAGCCAACAACCAAAAGAGAAGTGGAAAATTGATATGAATCAAATcaagacaaaacaaaacaataaaatgacaACAATACAGTACCTCCTCGGAAGATGAATCAATGAGGAGGGAAACACATTGAAAATAGGAACTCCTAGTAACGACCTGATTAACTTTAGCTTTGTATGAAGAAATAACAATAGACTGGAGAGATCTAAACTTGTTGAGCATATCCTCATACTTCATACAAATGGACCCCACGACGGCAATGTGAGGATCGATCTCTGGTCCGCCGAATTCGGTCCGCAATCCCTTCATCACTTTCTTAATCCTAAGAGACACATCATCTGATGGGATTGCCCACACCGAATATGAGTAAGTTTTCTTGTCAACCATATAATGACTGACTGGTGGAGAAGAGTACTTGAATACAGAAAAATCGGCCTGTAAAAGAGCATGAACAGCTATAATTTGAAGCAATTCTACCGTTTAATTTGAACCATAAAAGTAAGCATAATATCAACATCGATGTTGATACATATTTGATCAAGCATCGGGATGGTGAAAGGAACAATAAGAACTTATACATTGAGTGTAGAATTATCTTTGCTGTTGAGTTTGTTGCCTCCCAAGACTGAAACTATGCTGTTCACATGCACAACAGCAGTAGAGTCAGTCCGCTTGCTTTGAATGGGAAGATTTTTAAGCTTTTTGGTACCGAGATTATAAGAGAATATAAGTCCGCTATACTTAGTCCCGTTATAATCATTCAAAAGAACCTCCTCGCTCTTCCAAAAGATCAACGGTTCCACAGGGAGCTCAAAACTTACGTATTTTGTCCAAGCACCACCATTAGGACCACCAAATTCATCCATCACCCATATTCCAAAGGATAGTTCACGAAATTGTCTTCCCAAAAGAGCAACAGAGTCCTTCCACACTAAAAGGTGCCCACCAAAATAATTCTTTaatggaaaataaaattcatcGGGTAAGATTATACCATGAAACAGCTCATCCCCAGTATCAAACATAATGATAACGTCCCTAATGAATTCCTCCTTGCGGGCATCGTACACATCCAATTCCTTATGTTGCTCATGTCCCCGCCAAAAACACATATCCTTGAAGTGCATCTGGAAATGTTCGGGCCAAAGAATGGTAGTTTCTGTTTCTAAAGAATCAGTCCTGATCTCTCTCCAAGAATCAGTACCAAGGGTGTAGACAGCTGCTTTGGGAGGATTATAAATGTTAAATCCATCAGGTGTAGATAATTCTGGAGCAGGAAATCCAATGTTAATAACTTTATGTTCGTTAAAGTTCGGATCGTGTCCAAATCCTAAACCATCTCTGAACCGGAATAAGGGGCTACATGGCCAATCGGAATCTGGAAGGTGTGGAGAGGGTGGAAGAAGCTTATATTCATGAATTGCTGGGTTACATAAAATCACCTCACCAGATACTGCTTGAGCTAGACAAATGATCCCGTTACAGTGGCCTATAATTATAAGCGATTCGTTCGGAGTCTTTACACCGGTAGGAAACGGAATATGGAATTCCTGGATACTAGAAAGAACACTATGCTCGTCATGCACGCCATCAACATCATTATCTTCATCATTTCGAAAATGAAGGAATGAGAACAACTCTTCAGTCTCGTCAGTGTTGGTGTCCTTCTGGACTTCACGTTTCATAAGAACACTAGTGGAGAGATTGTTGTGCATGGAATTGTAGATGTGCTGGGCAACGAACCTGGGACTAGTGATCAGAGCATACCACCTTTGAGAGACACACTTGAATCGCATCAGAGTTTTGGGTGGCAGAATTGATAGGATTTGCTCCACTACATCTTCACCGTCAAACTCTTTCATTTTCCGACAGGTATCTCTTTCAAATCTATTACACAGCACACGACCAGAGTCGAGTCAACCAGACAGTAACCTTATTCTCAACAGATCAACGCAATAAAATTAATCTCTGATATATAAGCAATTATCGCTCAAATTCAATTTTAAATGAACAATTGAACGAAAAGCAAGTGCGCATATATAAAAAATTTACTGAACGAAATTAAATTATTGAATAATTACATAATTACCTTATGCTTAGTAAGGGGTAGAGATGTAGAACAAATGGACGTTGGGAAAGAGATTCAATTGCAGAAGAGATGAATCAAGATGTTAGGGCTCTAATCTAAGAAtgcagaaattacaaggaaaaactGGGTTTCATATATTCGATAGATCCAGAATTGGGTACAAGCCACCCCAAATAGCTAAAGAGAAATATAAGAGCtgacaagttttttttttttttgatgaggATTAGAGGGACAGGTTTGGCACAGGCTGTTTGGGGACCCTCTCCCTTTGAAAAAAGCCCAATAACTGGTATAAAGAAcgttcaagaaaaaaaaaaaggtttaaagAATAGTTCTGGGAGTCTCTACTCAGAGTACACACGATcatatattgtaatttttttttttttggtttttgtcaatttaccgcatttttagagatttttttctcacttaacCCATTAAGGCTTTTTAATTaaccttacccaaaacactctaagaaagtcttccctaataccccataaatttttatttttttgttttttatttttttttacttagagagagagagagaaaccataggagacttagCCGGAGCCCCGTTACTTGTCGTTGGATTCCAATCACCacccgccggattccggccaactttgcCGAATTCTCGTCACCGGTggtcggattccggtcatcggccGCCGCCCAcaggacttttctgaaaacttcGCCGGAGGTTTCCAAATAACTCGTCGGAGATTTCATAGGTCACCGGAAAgatctattgccccaatagagaggcaataaacctctattttccccccaatagaacttttggtaGTCGGAATagaaactaatcttcctaaaattagacaaataaaactttgattaaagaaaaaaatgaaattatataaattcaaaacgtaTATTGCCCTCTACGTCTATTACCCTTCAATAAACGTTTATTGCCcatcgatttttttttcttttttcttttcttctgggcTTCTGCTGTCATtttgccaaaaaagaaaagaaaaaagatttggacacccagaaaATGCTGTGGGCACCCAATTGCATTGCATCAATACATCAATACACATAGATACGAAAAATTCCCATTGAACAATTGAAGTTAAAGTGAAATGAATCACAGAACCTACGAACAGTATAATTCAAGACCAATTACAGTCCTTACTGACCGTAATCAAATTTGGTGAGCTTCTGGGCTGAAGTCCGGGAAATGGGCCAGGACAGATTCTCTTTGCCGACGTTAGAAGATCTCGTGTCGGTTTTGGTTCATCGCAGAGGTTGGTTCTGATTGCGATAGCCTTCACTCCGAATCGAATCGCTGTTttgaagaaactgaaattgatcaAGATTCCGAGTCCTATTGCGAATCGGAGTCGCCGATTTCCGATGGGTTTGGGGTTTTCACTGCAAATCAGAGGCATGGAGTAGGCTCTGATTGTCGACGCCATTGACGACGAGCTTGTTGCCTTCGTCGCTGTCGAAGCAGCAAGGCCTACTCTGATGATCAATCgtcggcgagagagagagagagagagagagagagagagagagagagagagagagagagagagagaatttcagACAACAAGGAGGGTTGGTTTTGGTGACCGGCGAGGACGTCGATGAGGACCACTGGGGATCTAGGCCGTGAGCGTGAGGGAGGGAGGAGAGTGTGTTGCTCGTGaccagggagagagagagagaggcatggCATGGCACGGCAAGGCATggatgtagttttttaattagaCTGAGGGTAAAAATGTCAAGTTAGTTTAAATtgtgttagtgggaataaaaatttattgttgGGGCAAGTGGGTTAATTTTGATGCTTTGGGTCaaaggccttttttttttggtaggatAAGAAGATACTATTGAAATGCTTTCAGCTATATATATCTAACAAACAATCTCAATTACAGATAGTAAAAAGCACATGAAATCTAGATCAAAATTACGTACTGAACTTAGGGCTCTAGTGCTGTTGTCGATTTACTCATGAAAAACTCTCGAGACCTTAGGCCTACAAAGCTTTTCACTTGCAGTGTCAGGATACCTTAGACCTGTTCTTCACACCATAAGGACAACCTCTAGTCTGGTCTATCGTTATTGTTGCCTTTAAGAAAAAGGACCAATGCAGGTAACTCAAGTTCAGAGGCACACTGTGTCCTCCAGTACGTGGTAAGAATTAATGTCGGTAGTTTATGCCAAAAGTTATAGTTACCTTCAAGGGTAAGAATAAGAATTATGCAAACATGAGTCCAAATTAAGTCAACGTTTTCTCCCAGGCAAGGAGCCAAGGATTGATGCTGATGGTGCAGGGTTCAAAGCCTTAGCCGCCTGCAACACCGAAACCATCAATGAAGCACCTTAGCTAGGTCGCGTCTTAGCCGAATTAGCCCTTCCAACTGCTTTCAAACTTTGTTCTATGAAACTGGGAAATTTATCAGGTGCTCCAGTCTTGAAACCCAAAACGCCACCACACTAAACAAGTAAACAACCATCCACGATCAAAGCCACCATAATCACCTAAGCCAATGGCTTAGACCACCAAGACCATCATCAAGTCACGGAAAAAGAGAACTACCATCACAATCACCATCACCACAAACAGCAACACCAATACCAACAAATTCGACCAAACATGACCCATGAAATTGGAAGTAAATTAAGGACAAACTCAAAAGAGTCTAAGCTAGAAAAAACAAGTCCCAACTCCCAAGCAGTCGGTTCTTCACAAGAAAAAACACCGGAAGAAGAGAGAAACGAGCAGTCTTTCGTGCTAACCGTAATGGTATAACAGGTCAACAAAACTCCAGAGAATTGTTGGCTACTTCCAAGACACCCACAATGCAATCAATTAAGCAAAGCATGCTGCATGAGTGCATGTTACCTAGCTCAAAAGGATACGTTTGCTACTTCGCCATTTTATGATGATGGCTAGCTACCTAACCCAATTTACATCAGCAGATGTAACTACATAATAACTTTGTGtaccataatatatatatatagaaattattGGTACAGTAAGTCAATCGCAAATTTTAACAACAGGCTTGAATGAAGTATTGGAGTTACAGAAAATGTATACAATATGCAAGAGTCTATGATCGAAGAGAAAATCTCAATCAACCAAAAAGCTTAACCAGTTAGTATGCAACATTAGAATTATTTGATGAGAACAAATTCAATTGCCACCTGCTTGCATGTCATATTCTTTTTCTGACTTAATTTAATTAGTGCCAATTGATCGAACCGGCGAGAACAAGAACTTTCACATTCATTCACTACCATCGATGATACGCTGAAAAGTCTGCTGGATGGTTATCTAACAAGAAATCAACTAAAAGCTAGACATAAATTTAAGACGAGATTCAAGTAACAGTACACTTCATTCGAATGAAATTATATTGGAGATATAAGTCACTACACCATAAACTTCTATTGATAGCATTTGAAAAACGCTATAGTAGGATAGCATAGCGTTTTAGTAAACGCTATGTCTGCCCCAGCTATAATAGACCCGAGATCTTTCATAGCGTTTCTTCAAACGCTATAAAAAGTCTAGCATCCATAGCGTTTGTGTAAATGCTATTGTATATGATTCAATAGCAATTCAGAAACGCTATTATTGAACAAAACATAGCGTTTATTAAATGCTGTTAATAGACATACTGCATCTTTTAAAAAACTCCACTACATATATTTTATAGCATTTCAATGGTGCTATCTCCTATATGTTGTAGCAACTGAAAATTGCTACTATCCATTGCCACAATACTTTTTAAATGCAGTAATAAGACATCAAAAGTATATGGACTTTCattaaataatttcaaaatacaaTGTAATTAATATTCATAAAATTAGACAAGTACTACATTGTCTCAGCCATCAAGTTCTTTTGCCCTTGTAC
Above is a genomic segment from Rosa chinensis cultivar Old Blush chromosome 3, RchiOBHm-V2, whole genome shotgun sequence containing:
- the LOC112192551 gene encoding putative F-box/kelch-repeat protein At3g17280 isoform X2; this translates as MKEFDGEDVVEQILSILPPKTLMRFKCVSQRWYALITSPRFVAQHIYNSMHNNLSTSVLMKREVQKDTNTDETEELFSFLHFRNDEDNDVDGVHDEHSVLSSIQEFHIPFPTGVKTPNESLIIIGHCNGIICLAQAVSGEVILCNPAIHEYKLLPPSPHLPDSDWPCSPLFRFRDGLGFGHDPNFNEHKVINIGFPAPELSTPDGFNIYNPPKAAVYTLGTDSWREIRTDSLETETTILWPEHFQMHFKDMCFWRGHEQHKELDVYDARKEEFIRDVIIMFDTGDELFHGIILPDEFYFPLKNYFGGHLLVWKDSVALLGRQFRELSFGIWVMDEFGGPNGGAWTKYVSFELPVEPLIFWKSEEVLLNDYNGTKYSGLIFSYNLGTKKLKNLPIQSKRTDSTAVVHVNSIVSVLGGNKLNSKDNSTLNADFSVFKYSSPPVSHYMVDKKTYSYSVWAIPSDDVSLRIKKVMKGLRTEFGGPEIDPHIAVVGSICMKYEDMLNKFRSLQSIVISSYKAKVNQVVTRSSYFQCVSLLIDSSSEELSFATGVCAAEFNFWNAV
- the LOC112192551 gene encoding uncharacterized protein LOC112192551 isoform X1 — translated: MKEFDGEDVVEQILSILPPKTLMRFKCVSQRWYALITSPRFVAQHIYNSMHNNLSTSVLMKREVQKDTNTDETEELFSFLHFRNDEDNDVDGVHDEHSVLSSIQEFHIPFPTGVKTPNESLIIIGHCNGIICLAQAVSGEVILCNPAIHEYKLLPPSPHLPDSDWPCSPLFRFRDGLGFGHDPNFNEHKVINIGFPAPELSTPDGFNIYNPPKAAVYTLGTDSWREIRTDSLETETTILWPEHFQMHFKDMCFWRGHEQHKELDVYDARKEEFIRDVIIMFDTGDELFHGIILPDEFYFPLKNYFGGHLLVWKDSVALLGRQFRELSFGIWVMDEFGGPNGGAWTKYVSFELPVEPLIFWKSEEVLLNDYNGTKYSGLIFSYNLGTKKLKNLPIQSKRTDSTAVVHVNSIVSVLGGNKLNSKDNSTLNADFSVFKYSSPPVSHYMVDKKTYSYSVWAIPSDDVSLRIKKVMKGLRTEFGGPEIDPHIAVVGSICMKYEDMLNKFRSLQSIVISSYKAKVNQVVTRSSYFQCVSLLIDSSSEELSFATGVCAAEFNFWNDVRPHLSLLYGYLTEEERKKAEEKVCILDESISSLSFSVTRLALYKIDYKDISLKSWQKIAEYPLQFE